A window of Rhinatrema bivittatum chromosome 2, aRhiBiv1.1, whole genome shotgun sequence contains these coding sequences:
- the LOC115083512 gene encoding oocyte zinc finger protein XlCOF6-like isoform X2, with protein MKENYQMLSSQEIDESKTRHEATHPEEPTKHLEVTQTLPERDGGDTCPCYYWEKNCWTQYKPEEGLRNPARDSTENVTLCELSASDISHTVEHQTLEHQSACNACGNCYMDQGPLKSQNGLNIGEKPHTCTDCGKVFSQKEPLSVHQRIHTNHDKSFLLSGTGECFLHKPYLVMSKRSHTKESPFLCTECGKSFKEKGALTQHLSIHTGERPFPCTECGKSFIQKGRLLMHQRIHTGEKPFSCKECRKSFSQKSNLIQHLRICTGERPFTCTECGIIFRRKRVLTQHLSIHTREKPFPCTECGKSFRSTEALTQHLSIHTGERPFPCTECGKSFREKGELTEHLRIHNRQRPFACTECGKSFREKGALTRHLRIHTGERPFPCTECEKSFREKGALTQHLSIHTGERPFTCPECGKSFREKGALTQHLRIHTGERPFPCTECGKSFRSTGALTKHLRIHTGERPFTCTECGISFVDKGVLSRHLRIHTGERPFTCTECGKSFSRKRTLTQHLSIHTGERPYPYTECGKSFVDKGALTQHLSIHCGERPFTCTECGKSFVDKGALTHHLSIHTGERPFTCTECGISFVDEGALTQHLSIHTGERPFTCTECGKSFSRKRALAQHLSIHTGERPFTCTECGKSFVEKGALTRHLRIHTGERPFTCTECGISFREKGALTQHLRIHTGERPFACTECGISFREKGKLTQHLSIHTGERPFTCPECGISFREKRVLTQHLRIHTGERPFTCTECGKSFREKVALTQHLRIHTGERPFTCPECGKSFREKGTLTQHLRIHTGERPFTCPECGKSFREKGALTQHLRIHTGERPFTCPECGINFRKKGTLTQHLRIHTGERPVTFTECGISFREKGALRQSLIIHTRERPY; from the coding sequence AGATCGATGAGTCCAAGACAAGACACGAGGCGACACATCCTGAGGAACCCACTAAACATTTAGAAGTGACTCAAACTCTACCAGAGAGAGATGGCGGAGACACTTGCCCATGTTATTACTGGGAGAAAAACTGCTGGACTCAGTATAAACCAGAGGAGGGACTGAGAAACCCAGCACGAGACTCCACTGAGAATGTGACTCTCTGTGAGCTAAGTGCCAGTGATATCTCTCACACTGTGGAGCATCAGACACTAGAACATCAGTCTGCATGTAATGCATGTGGAAATTGCTACATGGATCAGGGACCTCTAAAGTCACAAAATGGACTTAACATTGGAGAGAAACCACATACGTGTACAGACTGTGGCAAGGTCTTCAGTCAGAAGGAACCTCTCTcagtacaccagagaatccacactaaCCATGATAAATCATTTCTCCTTAGTGGCACTGGGGAATGCTTCCTTCACAAACCATATCTGGTAATGTCGAAGAGAAGCCACACAAAAGAGAGCCCATTTCTTTGTactgagtgtgggaaaagcttcaagGAGAAGGGAGCGCTTACACAACACCTGAGCATTCACACTGGGGAGAGACCCTttccatgcactgaatgtggAAAAAGCTTTATTCAGAAGGGAAGACTTCTAATGCACCAGAGAATCCATACAGGAGAAAAACCCTTCTCTTGCAAGGAATGTAGGAAAAgtttcagtcaaaaaagcaatcttATTCAGCACCTACGAATATGCACTGGCGAAAGACCCTTTACCTGCACTGAATGTGGGATAATCTTCAGGAGGAAGAGAGTGCTTACACAACACCTGAGCATTCACACTCGAGAGAAACCCTttccatgcactgaatgtggAAAAAGCTTCAGGAGCACAGAAGCACTTACACAACACCTGAGCATTCACACTGGGGAGAGACCCTttccatgcactgaatgtgggaaaagcttcagggAGAAGGGAGAGCTTACAGAGCACCTGAGAATTCACAATAGACAGAGACCCTTTGCAtgcactgaatgtggtaaaagcttcagggaGAAGGGAGCGCTTACACGACACCTGAGAATTCACACTGGGGAGAGACCATTTCCATGCactgaatgtgagaaaagctttAGGGAGAAGGGAGCACTTACACAACACCTTAGCATTCATACTGGGGAGAGACCCTTTACCTGccctgaatgtgggaaaagcttcagggAGAAGGGAGCGCTTACACAACACCTgagaattcacactggagagagaccctttccatgcactgaatgtgggaaaagcttcaggaGCACAGGAGCACTTACAAAACACCTGAGAATTCACACTGGGGAGAGACCCTTTACCTGCACTGAATGTGGGATAAGCTTCGTGGATAAGGGAGTGCTTTCACGACACCTGAGAATTCACACTGGGGAGAGACCCTTTACctgcactgaatgtgggaaaagcttcagtaGGAAGAGAACGCTTACACAACACCTGAGCATTCACACTGGGGAGAGACCCTATCCATacactgaatgtgggaaaagctttgtGGATAAGGGAGCGCTTACACAACACCTGAGCATTCACTGTGGGGAGAGACCCTTTACctgcactgaatgtgggaaaagcttcgtGGATAAGGGAGCGCTTACACATCACCTGAGCATTCACACTGGGGAGAGACCCTTTACCTGCACTGAATGTGGGATAAGCTTCGTGGATGAGGGAGCGCTTACACAACACCTGAGCATTCACACTGGGGAGAGACCCTTTACctgcactgaatgtgggaaaagcttcagcaGGAAGAGAGCGCTTGCACAACACCTGAGCATTCACACTGGGGAGAGACCCTTTACctgcactgaatgtgggaaaagcttcgtGGAGAAGGGAGCGCTTACACGACACCTTagaattcacactggagagagaccttTTACCTGCACCGAATGTGGGATAAGCTTCAGGGAGAAGGGAGCACTTACACAACACTTGAGAATTCACACTGGAGAAAGACCCTTtgcatgcactgaatgtgggataagcttcagggagaagggaaagCTTACACAACACCTGAGCATTCACACGGGGGAGAGACCCTTTACCTGTCCTGAATGTGGGATAAGCTTCAGGGAGAAGAGAGTGCTTACACAACACCTGAGAATTCACACTGGGGAGAGACCCTTTACctgcactgaatgtgggaaaagctttagGGAGAAGGTAGCGCTTACACAACACCTGAGAATTCACACTGGGGAGAGACCCTTTACCTGtcctgaatgtgggaaaagcttcagggAGAAGGGAACGCTTACACAACACCTGAGAATTCACACTGGGGAGAGACCTTTTACCTGtcctgaatgtgggaaaagctttagGGAGAAGGGAGCGCTTACACAACACCTGAGAATTCACACTGGGGAGAGACCCTTTACCTGCCCTGAATGTGGGATAAACTTCAGGAAGAAGGGAACGCTTACACAACACCTGAGAATTCACACTGGGGAGAGACCCGTTACCTTCACTGAATGTGGGATAAGCTTTAGGGAGAAGGGAGCGCTTAGACAATCCCTGATAATTCACACTAGAGAGAGACCTTATTAA
- the LOC115083512 gene encoding zinc finger protein 850-like isoform X1 — translation MQAGASAQEKSEDLKEWEKELYKDVMKENYQMLSSQEIDESKTRHEATHPEEPTKHLEVTQTLPERDGGDTCPCYYWEKNCWTQYKPEEGLRNPARDSTENVTLCELSASDISHTVEHQTLEHQSACNACGNCYMDQGPLKSQNGLNIGEKPHTCTDCGKVFSQKEPLSVHQRIHTNHDKSFLLSGTGECFLHKPYLVMSKRSHTKESPFLCTECGKSFKEKGALTQHLSIHTGERPFPCTECGKSFIQKGRLLMHQRIHTGEKPFSCKECRKSFSQKSNLIQHLRICTGERPFTCTECGIIFRRKRVLTQHLSIHTREKPFPCTECGKSFRSTEALTQHLSIHTGERPFPCTECGKSFREKGELTEHLRIHNRQRPFACTECGKSFREKGALTRHLRIHTGERPFPCTECEKSFREKGALTQHLSIHTGERPFTCPECGKSFREKGALTQHLRIHTGERPFPCTECGKSFRSTGALTKHLRIHTGERPFTCTECGISFVDKGVLSRHLRIHTGERPFTCTECGKSFSRKRTLTQHLSIHTGERPYPYTECGKSFVDKGALTQHLSIHCGERPFTCTECGKSFVDKGALTHHLSIHTGERPFTCTECGISFVDEGALTQHLSIHTGERPFTCTECGKSFSRKRALAQHLSIHTGERPFTCTECGKSFVEKGALTRHLRIHTGERPFTCTECGISFREKGALTQHLRIHTGERPFACTECGISFREKGKLTQHLSIHTGERPFTCPECGISFREKRVLTQHLRIHTGERPFTCTECGKSFREKVALTQHLRIHTGERPFTCPECGKSFREKGTLTQHLRIHTGERPFTCPECGKSFREKGALTQHLRIHTGERPFTCPECGINFRKKGTLTQHLRIHTGERPVTFTECGISFREKGALRQSLIIHTRERPY, via the coding sequence AGATCGATGAGTCCAAGACAAGACACGAGGCGACACATCCTGAGGAACCCACTAAACATTTAGAAGTGACTCAAACTCTACCAGAGAGAGATGGCGGAGACACTTGCCCATGTTATTACTGGGAGAAAAACTGCTGGACTCAGTATAAACCAGAGGAGGGACTGAGAAACCCAGCACGAGACTCCACTGAGAATGTGACTCTCTGTGAGCTAAGTGCCAGTGATATCTCTCACACTGTGGAGCATCAGACACTAGAACATCAGTCTGCATGTAATGCATGTGGAAATTGCTACATGGATCAGGGACCTCTAAAGTCACAAAATGGACTTAACATTGGAGAGAAACCACATACGTGTACAGACTGTGGCAAGGTCTTCAGTCAGAAGGAACCTCTCTcagtacaccagagaatccacactaaCCATGATAAATCATTTCTCCTTAGTGGCACTGGGGAATGCTTCCTTCACAAACCATATCTGGTAATGTCGAAGAGAAGCCACACAAAAGAGAGCCCATTTCTTTGTactgagtgtgggaaaagcttcaagGAGAAGGGAGCGCTTACACAACACCTGAGCATTCACACTGGGGAGAGACCCTttccatgcactgaatgtggAAAAAGCTTTATTCAGAAGGGAAGACTTCTAATGCACCAGAGAATCCATACAGGAGAAAAACCCTTCTCTTGCAAGGAATGTAGGAAAAgtttcagtcaaaaaagcaatcttATTCAGCACCTACGAATATGCACTGGCGAAAGACCCTTTACCTGCACTGAATGTGGGATAATCTTCAGGAGGAAGAGAGTGCTTACACAACACCTGAGCATTCACACTCGAGAGAAACCCTttccatgcactgaatgtggAAAAAGCTTCAGGAGCACAGAAGCACTTACACAACACCTGAGCATTCACACTGGGGAGAGACCCTttccatgcactgaatgtgggaaaagcttcagggAGAAGGGAGAGCTTACAGAGCACCTGAGAATTCACAATAGACAGAGACCCTTTGCAtgcactgaatgtggtaaaagcttcagggaGAAGGGAGCGCTTACACGACACCTGAGAATTCACACTGGGGAGAGACCATTTCCATGCactgaatgtgagaaaagctttAGGGAGAAGGGAGCACTTACACAACACCTTAGCATTCATACTGGGGAGAGACCCTTTACCTGccctgaatgtgggaaaagcttcagggAGAAGGGAGCGCTTACACAACACCTgagaattcacactggagagagaccctttccatgcactgaatgtgggaaaagcttcaggaGCACAGGAGCACTTACAAAACACCTGAGAATTCACACTGGGGAGAGACCCTTTACCTGCACTGAATGTGGGATAAGCTTCGTGGATAAGGGAGTGCTTTCACGACACCTGAGAATTCACACTGGGGAGAGACCCTTTACctgcactgaatgtgggaaaagcttcagtaGGAAGAGAACGCTTACACAACACCTGAGCATTCACACTGGGGAGAGACCCTATCCATacactgaatgtgggaaaagctttgtGGATAAGGGAGCGCTTACACAACACCTGAGCATTCACTGTGGGGAGAGACCCTTTACctgcactgaatgtgggaaaagcttcgtGGATAAGGGAGCGCTTACACATCACCTGAGCATTCACACTGGGGAGAGACCCTTTACCTGCACTGAATGTGGGATAAGCTTCGTGGATGAGGGAGCGCTTACACAACACCTGAGCATTCACACTGGGGAGAGACCCTTTACctgcactgaatgtgggaaaagcttcagcaGGAAGAGAGCGCTTGCACAACACCTGAGCATTCACACTGGGGAGAGACCCTTTACctgcactgaatgtgggaaaagcttcgtGGAGAAGGGAGCGCTTACACGACACCTTagaattcacactggagagagaccttTTACCTGCACCGAATGTGGGATAAGCTTCAGGGAGAAGGGAGCACTTACACAACACTTGAGAATTCACACTGGAGAAAGACCCTTtgcatgcactgaatgtgggataagcttcagggagaagggaaagCTTACACAACACCTGAGCATTCACACGGGGGAGAGACCCTTTACCTGTCCTGAATGTGGGATAAGCTTCAGGGAGAAGAGAGTGCTTACACAACACCTGAGAATTCACACTGGGGAGAGACCCTTTACctgcactgaatgtgggaaaagctttagGGAGAAGGTAGCGCTTACACAACACCTGAGAATTCACACTGGGGAGAGACCCTTTACCTGtcctgaatgtgggaaaagcttcagggAGAAGGGAACGCTTACACAACACCTGAGAATTCACACTGGGGAGAGACCTTTTACCTGtcctgaatgtgggaaaagctttagGGAGAAGGGAGCGCTTACACAACACCTGAGAATTCACACTGGGGAGAGACCCTTTACCTGCCCTGAATGTGGGATAAACTTCAGGAAGAAGGGAACGCTTACACAACACCTGAGAATTCACACTGGGGAGAGACCCGTTACCTTCACTGAATGTGGGATAAGCTTTAGGGAGAAGGGAGCGCTTAGACAATCCCTGATAATTCACACTAGAGAGAGACCTTATTAA